A window from Neobacillus sp. PS3-40 encodes these proteins:
- a CDS encoding amino acid ABC transporter ATP-binding protein: MISIKNLHKQFGQLEVLKGIDLEIEKGKVVVVIGPSGSGKTTMLRCLNVLETPTKGILSIEGQNLDFSGSVSKKDIASFRRLTGMVFQSYNLFPHKTALENVMEGPVIVKKEDKGPAEKKARALLEKVGLGDKIDFYPSHLSGGQQQRVGIARALAMEPEVMLFDEPTSALDPELVGEVLKVMKDLAQEGMTMIVVTHEMRFARDAADEVIFMDQGVIVERGKPEEIFTNPKEDRTKQFLNRIQ, translated from the coding sequence ATGATTTCAATTAAAAATTTACACAAGCAATTCGGGCAATTGGAAGTTTTAAAGGGAATTGATCTAGAGATAGAAAAGGGAAAAGTAGTTGTTGTTATTGGACCATCTGGTTCAGGAAAAACGACGATGCTTCGTTGCTTGAATGTATTGGAGACTCCAACTAAAGGAATCTTGTCCATTGAAGGGCAGAATCTTGATTTTTCAGGGTCAGTTTCAAAGAAAGATATTGCATCTTTTCGGCGGTTAACAGGAATGGTTTTTCAAAGTTATAATTTATTCCCGCATAAAACGGCTCTTGAAAACGTAATGGAAGGGCCAGTTATTGTAAAAAAAGAAGATAAAGGACCTGCTGAAAAAAAAGCGCGGGCACTTTTAGAAAAAGTAGGTCTAGGTGATAAGATTGATTTCTATCCTTCCCACTTATCAGGGGGCCAGCAGCAACGTGTTGGAATCGCAAGAGCTTTGGCAATGGAACCAGAGGTCATGCTGTTTGATGAACCAACATCTGCACTAGATCCTGAGCTTGTTGGAGAGGTTTTAAAAGTAATGAAAGACCTCGCCCAAGAAGGAATGACAATGATCGTCGTTACCCATGAAATGCGATTTGCCCGGGATGCGGCCGATGAAGTCATCTTCATGGATCAAGGTGTTATTGTAGAAAGAGGAAAGCCAGAAGAAATTTTTACAAATCCAAAAGAAGATCGGACAAAGCAATTTTTAAATAGGATACAATAA